Proteins encoded together in one Kitasatospora albolonga window:
- a CDS encoding RNA polymerase subunit sigma-70 codes for MTERAPEGARTDEALLVVRAGEGDEDAFETLVRRHSPAMLQLAVRLLGDRADAEDAVQDAFVSAWRKLPEFRRDASFHTWLHRIVTNRCLNRLRSRRPAADLDSVPEQAAPEHQASPVRAVESRAAADALAEAMAGLSPEQRVCWVLREMQGLSYESIAETVGISLQAVRGRVFRARRYLTEAMSAWR; via the coding sequence ATGACGGAACGGGCGCCGGAGGGCGCCCGGACCGACGAGGCGCTGCTGGTCGTACGGGCCGGGGAGGGCGACGAGGACGCGTTCGAGACGCTGGTACGGCGGCACAGCCCCGCCATGCTGCAACTCGCGGTGCGGCTCCTGGGGGACCGGGCGGACGCGGAGGACGCCGTTCAGGACGCCTTCGTCAGCGCCTGGCGCAAACTCCCCGAGTTCCGCCGGGACGCCTCGTTCCACACATGGCTCCACCGCATCGTCACCAACCGCTGCCTCAACCGGCTCAGGTCGCGCAGACCGGCGGCCGACCTCGATTCGGTTCCCGAGCAGGCCGCCCCGGAGCACCAGGCATCCCCCGTACGCGCCGTCGAGTCGCGGGCCGCGGCCGACGCGCTGGCCGAGGCGATGGCCGGCCTCTCGCCCGAGCAGCGTGTCTGCTGGGTGCTCCGGGAGATGCAGGGACTGTCGTACGAGAGCATTGCGGAAACGGTCGGAATCAGTCTGCAGGCGGTCCGCGGCCGGGTCTTCCGTGCCCGCCGCTACCTGACGGAGGCGATGAGCGCATGGCGATGA
- a CDS encoding alkaline-shock protein — MTTTQTAAAVPAADTRAGAGGPKQNRGTDGTTTVGHGTTGASEPAATRGRTSIADTVVVKIAGMAAREIPGVYDMGGGLSRTIGAVRDRVPGGRPNVGRGVKVEVGERQTAIDLDLVVEYGVAITDVARDVRENVIAAVERTTGLEVVEVNVTVNDVHLPEDDDEAAVTETRVA, encoded by the coding sequence ATGACCACCACCCAGACAGCCGCAGCCGTTCCCGCCGCCGACACACGGGCGGGCGCGGGCGGGCCGAAGCAGAACCGTGGGACCGACGGCACGACGACCGTGGGGCACGGGACCACCGGGGCGTCCGAGCCCGCGGCGACCCGGGGCCGTACGTCGATCGCCGACACCGTCGTCGTGAAGATCGCGGGGATGGCGGCCCGGGAGATTCCGGGCGTGTACGACATGGGCGGCGGCCTCTCCCGCACGATCGGCGCGGTGCGCGACCGCGTGCCGGGCGGCCGGCCGAACGTCGGACGGGGCGTCAAGGTCGAGGTGGGCGAGCGGCAGACGGCCATCGATCTGGACCTCGTCGTCGAGTACGGCGTCGCGATCACCGATGTGGCGCGGGACGTGCGCGAGAACGTCATCGCGGCGGTGGAGCGGACGACGGGCCTGGAGGTCGTCGAGGTCAATGTGACCGTGAACGACGTGCACCTGCCCGAGGACGACGACGAGGCCGCCGTGACCGAGACCCGCGTGGCGTGA
- a CDS encoding DNA-binding response regulator: protein MIRLVVVDDHPIVRGGLRDTFADAEDMVVVGEAGDGAEGVERAKLLAADVVLMDLRMPVMDGVAATAALRESAPNTRVLVLTTFDSESDVLPAIEAGAIGYLLKDALPEELMRAVRAAARGESVLAPSVTQHLMGQVRRPGAGTLTDREKEVLQLVANGSSNREAAAALFIGEASVKTHLQHIYGKLGVRDRASAVAEGYRRRLLT from the coding sequence ATGATCCGACTGGTGGTGGTCGACGACCATCCGATCGTACGAGGCGGTCTGCGCGACACCTTCGCGGACGCCGAGGACATGGTCGTGGTCGGTGAGGCCGGGGACGGCGCCGAGGGCGTCGAACGCGCGAAGCTGCTGGCGGCGGATGTCGTGCTCATGGACCTCCGGATGCCCGTGATGGACGGCGTCGCCGCGACCGCGGCCCTGCGCGAGTCGGCCCCGAACACCCGGGTGCTGGTCCTGACCACCTTCGACAGCGAGAGCGACGTCCTGCCGGCGATCGAGGCGGGCGCGATCGGATACCTGCTGAAGGACGCCCTGCCCGAGGAGCTGATGCGCGCCGTCCGTGCGGCCGCGCGCGGGGAGTCGGTGCTCGCGCCGTCGGTGACGCAGCACCTCATGGGGCAGGTCCGGAGGCCCGGCGCCGGAACACTGACCGATCGGGAGAAGGAGGTGCTGCAACTGGTCGCGAACGGCAGTTCGAACCGGGAGGCCGCTGCGGCGCTGTTCATCGGCGAAGCGAGCGTCAAGACCCATCTGCAGCACATCTACGGCAAACTCGGCGTCCGCGACCGGGCCTCGGCGGTGGCCGAGGGCTACCGCCGCCGTCTGCTCACCTGA
- a CDS encoding NADP oxidoreductase, whose translation MKIGIIGAGNIGGNLTRRLTALGHEVSVANSRGPETLTALAEETGATPVTASEAARDARVVVVTVPLKAVPDLPAGFLDAAAEGAVVIDTGNYYPRQRDGRIAAIEDGLPESRWTERQIGHPVIKAFNGTYAQDILDRGRPQGSPGRQALPVAGDDAAAKRTVRDLIDELGFDTVDAGGLDESWRQQPGTPVYGNQGDADTVVKALAEASPERTAEWRA comes from the coding sequence ATGAAGATCGGCATTATCGGCGCGGGCAATATCGGCGGCAATCTGACGAGGCGCCTGACCGCCCTCGGACACGAGGTGTCGGTGGCCAACTCCCGTGGCCCCGAGACCCTGACCGCCCTGGCCGAGGAGACCGGAGCCACTCCGGTGACCGCGTCCGAGGCGGCACGGGACGCCCGTGTCGTCGTCGTGACCGTCCCGCTGAAGGCCGTACCCGACCTGCCCGCGGGGTTCCTGGACGCGGCGGCGGAAGGCGCGGTGGTCATCGACACCGGGAACTACTACCCGCGGCAACGCGACGGCCGGATCGCGGCCATCGAGGACGGGCTGCCGGAGAGCCGGTGGACCGAGCGGCAGATCGGCCACCCCGTGATCAAGGCGTTCAACGGGACGTACGCGCAGGACATCCTGGACCGGGGGCGTCCGCAGGGCAGCCCCGGCAGGCAGGCGCTCCCGGTGGCCGGGGACGACGCGGCGGCCAAGCGGACCGTCCGCGACCTCATCGACGAGCTCGGCTTCGACACGGTCGACGCGGGCGGCCTGGACGAGTCGTGGCGTCAGCAGCCGGGGACGCCGGTGTACGGCAACCAGGGCGATGCCGACACCGTCGTGAAGGCGCTGGCGGAGGCGTCGCCGGAGCGTACGGCGGAGTGGCGCGCCTGA
- a CDS encoding cytochrome c oxidase subunit I, giving the protein MTTRGISQTVETDAAEGDELPVRRKEPGSVVVKWMTSTDHKTIGSLYLVTSFAFFCVGGLLALVMRAELARPGTQLISNEQFNQAFTMHGTIMLLMFATPLFAGFANWIMPLQIGAPDVAFPRLNMFAYWLYLFGSLIVVAGFLTPQGAADFGWFAYAPLNDAVRSPGIGADMWIMGLAFSGFGTILGSVNFITTIICMRAPGMTMFRMPIFTWNVLLTGVLVLLAFPVLAAALLALEADRKFGAHVFDPANGGALLWQHLFWFFGHPEVYIIALPFFGIVTEIFPVFSRKPVFGYIGLVAATIAIAGLSATVWAHHMFVTGAVLLPFFSFMTFLIAVPTGVKFFNWIGTMWKGSISVETPMLWAIGFLVTFLFGGLTGIILASPPMDFHVSDSYFVVAHFHYVVFGTVVFAMFAGFHFWWPKFTGKMLDERLGKITFWTLFVGFHGTFLVQHWLGAEGMPRRYADYLAADGFTALNTISTIASFVLGLSLLPFFYNVWKTAKYGKKIEVDDPWGYGRSLEWATSCPPPRHNFVTLPRIRSESPAFDLHHPSVRVLDEAANRPDASATVAPGDKQE; this is encoded by the coding sequence GTGACGACGAGGGGCATCTCGCAAACGGTGGAGACCGATGCCGCCGAAGGGGACGAACTTCCGGTACGGCGCAAGGAGCCGGGGAGCGTCGTCGTCAAGTGGATGACGTCCACGGACCACAAGACGATCGGCTCGCTCTACCTCGTCACCTCCTTCGCCTTCTTCTGCGTGGGAGGGCTGCTGGCCCTGGTGATGCGCGCCGAACTGGCGCGCCCCGGAACCCAGCTGATTTCGAACGAGCAGTTCAATCAGGCGTTCACGATGCACGGCACGATCATGCTGCTGATGTTCGCGACGCCGCTGTTCGCCGGGTTCGCGAACTGGATCATGCCGCTCCAGATCGGCGCGCCCGACGTGGCGTTCCCGCGGCTGAACATGTTCGCGTACTGGCTGTATCTTTTCGGCTCGCTCATCGTGGTGGCCGGGTTCCTCACCCCGCAGGGCGCCGCCGACTTCGGCTGGTTCGCCTATGCCCCGCTGAACGACGCGGTCCGCTCGCCGGGCATCGGCGCCGACATGTGGATCATGGGTCTGGCCTTCTCCGGCTTCGGTACGATCCTCGGCTCGGTTAACTTCATCACCACGATCATCTGCATGCGCGCCCCCGGCATGACGATGTTCCGCATGCCGATCTTCACCTGGAACGTCCTGCTGACCGGTGTTCTGGTCCTGCTGGCCTTCCCGGTCCTGGCCGCCGCCCTGCTGGCCCTGGAGGCGGACCGCAAGTTCGGCGCCCACGTCTTCGACCCGGCCAACGGCGGCGCGCTGCTGTGGCAGCATCTCTTCTGGTTCTTCGGCCACCCCGAGGTGTACATCATCGCCCTGCCGTTCTTCGGGATCGTCACCGAGATCTTCCCGGTGTTCAGCCGGAAACCGGTCTTCGGCTACATCGGCCTGGTCGCCGCCACCATCGCCATCGCGGGACTCTCCGCGACCGTTTGGGCGCACCACATGTTCGTCACCGGAGCGGTCCTGCTGCCGTTCTTCTCCTTCATGACCTTCCTCATCGCGGTGCCGACCGGAGTGAAGTTCTTCAACTGGATCGGCACGATGTGGAAAGGCTCGATCTCCGTCGAGACCCCGATGCTCTGGGCGATCGGATTCCTGGTCACCTTCCTCTTCGGCGGCCTCACCGGCATCATTCTCGCCTCGCCGCCGATGGACTTCCATGTCTCGGACTCGTACTTCGTCGTCGCACACTTCCATTACGTGGTCTTCGGCACGGTGGTCTTCGCGATGTTCGCCGGATTCCACTTCTGGTGGCCCAAGTTCACCGGAAAGATGCTCGACGAGCGGCTCGGTAAAATCACCTTCTGGACGCTGTTCGTCGGATTCCACGGCACCTTCCTGGTGCAGCACTGGCTCGGTGCCGAGGGAATGCCCCGCCGCTACGCCGACTATCTCGCCGCCGACGGCTTCACCGCACTGAACACGATCTCCACGATCGCATCCTTCGTGCTCGGCCTCTCCCTCCTGCCGTTCTTCTACAACGTCTGGAAGACCGCCAAGTACGGCAAGAAGATCGAGGTCGACGACCCCTGGGGCTACGGCCGTTCCCTGGAATGGGCGACCTCCTGCCCGCCGCCGCGCCACAACTTCGTCACCCTGCCGCGGATTCGCTCCGAATCCCCGGCGTTCGACCTGCACCACCCCTCGGTGCGCGTGCTCGACGAGGCCGCCAACCGGCCCGACGCCTCCGCCACCGTGGCACCGGGGGACAAACAGGAGTGA
- a CDS encoding multidrug ABC transporter ATP-binding protein, giving the protein MTALDVRNLHKRYGRHIAVDDVSFTVEEGEIFGIIGPNGAGKTTTVESIAGLRTPDSGSVSVLGLDPVEDRAEVRERLGVQLQESSLPDAIKVAEALELYGSFYRNPADRRELMELLGLAEKRDTRYKALSGGQKQRLSIALALVGGPKVAILDELTTGLDPQARRDTWSLIERVRDTGVTVLLVTHFMDEAERLSDRIAVIDGGRVAAVDTPEGLIARSSAVQRVRFRVSQPLDRNVLAGLPDVTGVENTEGRWLVTGRGQLLSGVAGALARARVVAEDLRVDRRDLDDAFVAFTGRAPKSPEPPERRAG; this is encoded by the coding sequence ATGACCGCACTGGACGTACGGAATCTGCATAAACGCTACGGGCGGCACATTGCCGTCGACGACGTCTCCTTCACCGTCGAGGAGGGGGAGATCTTCGGCATCATCGGGCCCAACGGCGCCGGCAAGACGACCACCGTCGAGAGCATCGCCGGGCTGCGAACGCCGGACTCCGGTTCGGTCTCGGTGCTGGGGCTCGACCCGGTCGAGGACCGGGCGGAGGTGCGTGAGCGGCTCGGCGTGCAACTGCAGGAGAGCAGCCTCCCGGACGCGATCAAGGTCGCCGAAGCCCTGGAGCTCTACGGCTCCTTCTACCGCAACCCCGCCGACCGGCGCGAGCTCATGGAGCTCCTCGGTCTCGCAGAGAAGCGCGACACGCGGTACAAGGCTCTCTCGGGCGGGCAGAAGCAGCGGCTTTCGATCGCGCTCGCCCTGGTCGGCGGTCCGAAGGTCGCGATTCTCGACGAGCTCACGACGGGACTGGACCCGCAGGCCAGGCGCGACACCTGGAGCCTCATCGAGCGGGTCCGCGACACGGGCGTCACGGTCCTCCTCGTCACGCACTTCATGGATGAGGCGGAGCGCCTCAGCGACCGGATCGCCGTCATCGACGGCGGCCGGGTCGCCGCAGTGGATACGCCCGAGGGGCTGATCGCGCGGTCGAGCGCGGTGCAGCGGGTCCGGTTCCGGGTGAGCCAACCGCTGGACAGGAACGTCCTGGCCGGGCTTCCCGATGTGACCGGTGTCGAGAACACCGAGGGCCGCTGGCTGGTCACCGGCAGGGGGCAGCTTCTGAGCGGCGTCGCGGGGGCTCTCGCCAGGGCGCGGGTCGTGGCGGAGGATCTCCGCGTCGACCGGCGCGACCTCGACGACGCGTTCGTGGCCTTCACGGGCCGCGCCCCGAAGTCCCCGGAACCCCCGGAGAGGAGGGCCGGCTGA
- a CDS encoding DEAD/DEAH box helicase, protein MTVPAGERGTTTVAPRAVRRIAERAAAEALPDGGSVLRGSAAVRGASARIAVGVRLPYPVRADEAARRVRERAATRTATLTGLSVPRAEVRVDALSPGAPTAALDAVEAANSPGDGKGGSGPRIRARRRVPAAVLAAVGAVACGLVLVDVVAVRFGEAPAGWRTAVLDWASGHGPADTAVRLGGAVAALVGAWLLGCALLPGLRRRLRMAAPAPDVRAALDRTAAARVLRERALGVPGVVHARVSVRRRRARVLAGVGYGDPDEVRAEAVRVLGASLPELGLARTPVLRVRVRVRREAGGYGRAPQELTGVRSPGAGMSGVPEESGARDEPRDGGARELHGEGAVSRPRDGGGA, encoded by the coding sequence GTGACGGTGCCCGCCGGTGAACGCGGTACGACGACGGTGGCCCCGCGTGCGGTCCGGCGGATCGCCGAGCGGGCCGCCGCCGAGGCGCTGCCCGACGGTGGGTCGGTGCTCCGGGGTTCGGCCGCCGTGCGCGGGGCCTCCGCGCGGATCGCGGTCGGGGTGCGGCTGCCCTATCCGGTGCGGGCCGACGAGGCCGCGCGGCGGGTCCGGGAGCGGGCGGCGACCCGGACGGCCACCCTGACCGGGCTGTCCGTGCCGCGCGCCGAGGTCCGTGTCGACGCGCTGTCGCCCGGCGCTCCGACGGCGGCCCTGGATGCCGTGGAGGCGGCCAACAGCCCGGGCGACGGCAAGGGCGGTTCCGGCCCGCGGATCAGGGCGCGGCGCCGCGTTCCCGCGGCGGTGCTGGCGGCCGTGGGAGCCGTGGCGTGCGGGCTTGTGCTGGTGGATGTGGTCGCGGTCCGGTTCGGCGAAGCCCCGGCCGGGTGGCGTACGGCGGTGCTCGACTGGGCGTCGGGCCACGGTCCGGCGGACACCGCCGTACGGCTCGGCGGAGCGGTCGCGGCCCTGGTGGGCGCGTGGCTGCTGGGCTGCGCGCTCCTGCCGGGGCTGCGGCGGCGGCTGCGGATGGCGGCGCCCGCCCCGGACGTACGGGCGGCGCTCGACCGTACGGCGGCGGCCCGCGTCCTGCGGGAACGGGCCCTCGGCGTCCCCGGGGTGGTCCACGCCCGGGTGAGCGTGCGGCGCCGACGGGCGAGGGTCCTGGCCGGTGTGGGGTACGGCGACCCGGACGAGGTACGCGCCGAGGCCGTCCGGGTACTGGGCGCGAGCCTGCCGGAGCTGGGTCTGGCCCGTACGCCCGTTCTACGGGTCCGGGTACGGGTACGGCGCGAGGCGGGCGGGTACGGCCGGGCGCCGCAGGAGCTCACGGGGGTCAGGTCACCGGGCGCGGGCATGTCCGGGGTGCCCGAGGAGTCCGGGGCGCGGGACGAGCCGCGGGACGGCGGAGCCCGGGAGCTGCACGGGGAAGGGGCTGTCAGCAGGCCCCGGGACGGAGGCGGGGCGTGA
- a CDS encoding ABC transporter — MHALLKTAEVETRLFLRESATVVFGVLFPAGLLLGLGAVPALRESSPETGGLRSIDIWAPTALVFGMVMIAVQHVPAVIATYRERGILRRLSTTPVHPRSVLLAQMAVAFASVVVSAVLMILLAWAVLDIAPPERPLEFAVAFVVGYAALLGLGLVSAAVARTSSAANQAGTLLFVALMFFGGAFLPRVLMPDVLREAGEFIPPGLQALTTAWSAEAGEVTATAGGQPFWLQIAIMAGIAVTASALAAKLFRWE; from the coding sequence ATGCATGCTCTTCTGAAGACGGCCGAGGTCGAGACGAGACTCTTCCTCCGGGAGTCCGCCACCGTCGTTTTCGGTGTGCTGTTCCCGGCGGGACTCCTGCTCGGGCTGGGTGCCGTCCCGGCGCTCAGGGAGTCGTCGCCGGAAACCGGCGGGCTCCGGTCCATCGACATCTGGGCGCCGACCGCCCTGGTGTTCGGGATGGTGATGATCGCCGTGCAGCACGTCCCGGCGGTCATCGCGACGTACCGTGAGCGCGGCATCCTGCGCAGGCTGTCGACCACTCCCGTGCATCCGCGGAGTGTCCTGCTCGCGCAGATGGCGGTCGCGTTCGCCTCCGTGGTCGTCTCCGCGGTGCTCATGATCCTCCTCGCGTGGGCGGTGCTGGACATCGCGCCGCCCGAGCGGCCCCTGGAGTTCGCCGTCGCCTTCGTCGTCGGCTATGCGGCACTGCTCGGGCTCGGTCTGGTCTCGGCGGCCGTGGCCCGCACGAGCAGTGCCGCGAACCAGGCCGGTACGCTCCTGTTCGTCGCGCTGATGTTCTTCGGCGGGGCCTTCCTGCCCCGTGTGCTCATGCCCGATGTGCTGCGCGAGGCCGGTGAGTTCATACCGCCCGGGCTCCAGGCCCTCACCACGGCGTGGTCCGCCGAAGCGGGCGAGGTCACCGCCACCGCCGGTGGGCAGCCCTTCTGGCTGCAGATCGCCATAATGGCGGGTATCGCGGTGACCGCGAGCGCGCTCGCCGCCAAGCTCTTCCGCTGGGAGTAG